In Liquorilactobacillus nagelii DSM 13675, the following proteins share a genomic window:
- a CDS encoding AI-2E family transporter, with protein MGAWEKFLNNVRLRRVVVLLVVILVLYLMRSLLSLILLTFIFTFLVLKFAGFLKRRAHLPTVTGVIIIYLAVVTALYLAITIYFPMIFKQTEAMIKYLIEFYQKPSVDANGFFKMIGNYISTSDIAAQMKNGVTLVFKYVTTVGTMGVTFILSLFLSFFFTIENRQMASFSRSFLSGPYAWFFQDIYYFAEKFVNTFGVVIETQFIIAIVNTVITTICLAVMQMPQLFSLSLLIFLMSLIPVAGVIISAIPMSVIGYSVGGVRYVFYIIIMLLVVHTLESYVLNPKLMSNKTELPIFYTFVVLFVAEHLFGMWGLIVGIPIFTFLLDILGVKPIRPTKAYLRRLRNHKKPKEEK; from the coding sequence TTGGGAGCATGGGAAAAATTTCTAAATAATGTGCGGCTACGGCGAGTTGTCGTTTTACTGGTAGTAATATTGGTTCTATACTTAATGCGCAGCCTTTTAAGTTTGATTTTGTTGACATTTATCTTTACTTTTTTAGTGCTGAAATTTGCCGGCTTTTTAAAGCGGAGAGCTCATCTACCAACGGTAACAGGCGTAATTATAATTTACTTGGCCGTTGTAACAGCTCTCTACTTAGCAATAACAATCTATTTTCCAATGATTTTCAAACAAACGGAAGCAATGATCAAATATTTGATTGAATTTTACCAAAAGCCTTCTGTAGATGCTAATGGCTTTTTTAAAATGATCGGTAATTACATTAGTACATCAGACATTGCAGCTCAAATGAAAAATGGGGTTACACTGGTTTTTAAGTATGTAACGACAGTTGGAACAATGGGGGTAACTTTCATTTTGTCATTGTTTCTTAGTTTTTTCTTTACGATTGAGAACCGTCAAATGGCAAGTTTTTCTCGCAGCTTTTTGAGTGGACCGTATGCGTGGTTTTTTCAAGATATTTATTACTTTGCCGAAAAATTTGTTAATACATTTGGAGTTGTTATTGAAACGCAATTTATTATTGCGATTGTTAACACAGTGATTACAACAATTTGTTTAGCGGTTATGCAGATGCCGCAATTGTTTAGTTTATCATTGCTAATTTTTCTGATGAGTTTGATACCAGTAGCTGGGGTAATAATTTCAGCTATCCCGATGAGCGTAATTGGGTATTCAGTTGGCGGGGTTAGGTATGTTTTCTACATTATTATTATGTTACTGGTTGTTCACACATTAGAATCATATGTATTGAATCCAAAACTAATGTCTAATAAGACGGAACTACCGATTTTTTACACTTTTGTAGTATTATTTGTGGCAGAACATTTATTTGGCATGTGGGGACTAATTGTTGGAATTCCAATTTTTACTTTTTTACTGGATATTTTAGGAGTTAAGCCAATTCGTCCAACGAAAGCATACTTGAGGCGATTGAGAAATCACAAAAAGCCTAAGGAGGAAAAATAA
- a CDS encoding MalY/PatB family protein, whose translation MKVTEFVERYAVDRRNTDSVKWDCLESEFGSSDLLPLWVADTEFKVPNAVTEALQARISHGAYGYSRVVSGYQQAYINWQQQRYQTEIHPDWMRFGTGVVQSLSTLINVLTEPQEAVMVLQPVYYPFMHVIENNQRKLVVSELKRADHHYEMNFTDIEAKIKQQNVKLLINCSPHNPVGRVWTEKELTKLLEICRENEVLFISDEIHHDLIIGERPFISALSIADGLYRDNMVMVDSASKTFNLAALQNNHLVIPNPQLRTRYDNYVQRLKSPAGSLLGQVAAKAAYEEGAEWLAGMLGLIKQNFSYLKQHLEAASSAIEVFDLEGTYLAWVDLSQVIPPNELERVMKKDAKLALDFGKWFGEGGTGFVRINLATTPANIELAVKRLLSVIK comes from the coding sequence GTGAAAGTAACTGAATTTGTTGAACGCTATGCAGTTGATCGGCGTAATACTGATAGTGTTAAATGGGATTGTCTAGAAAGTGAATTTGGTAGTTCTGATTTATTACCACTATGGGTGGCTGATACGGAGTTTAAAGTTCCTAATGCAGTAACTGAAGCCTTGCAAGCACGTATTTCTCATGGTGCCTATGGCTATTCGCGAGTAGTCAGTGGCTACCAACAAGCATATATTAATTGGCAGCAGCAACGTTACCAGACAGAAATTCATCCAGATTGGATGCGTTTTGGTACTGGAGTAGTTCAATCCCTCAGTACATTGATTAATGTTTTAACTGAGCCCCAAGAAGCAGTAATGGTACTTCAACCAGTTTACTATCCCTTTATGCATGTGATTGAAAATAATCAGCGCAAATTAGTTGTTTCAGAATTAAAGCGCGCTGATCATCATTATGAAATGAATTTTACCGATATTGAGGCCAAAATCAAACAACAAAATGTTAAATTATTAATTAATTGTTCACCACATAATCCGGTGGGAAGAGTTTGGACCGAAAAAGAATTGACCAAGCTGTTAGAAATTTGTCGTGAAAATGAAGTTTTGTTCATTTCAGATGAAATTCATCATGATTTGATTATCGGTGAGCGACCATTTATTTCGGCCTTATCAATAGCTGATGGTCTTTATCGCGATAATATGGTAATGGTTGATTCAGCTTCAAAAACATTTAATTTAGCAGCTTTGCAAAACAATCATTTGGTTATTCCGAATCCACAGTTGCGGACGCGCTATGATAACTATGTTCAACGATTAAAGTCTCCAGCTGGTAGTTTGCTGGGACAAGTCGCAGCAAAGGCGGCATATGAAGAAGGTGCAGAATGGTTGGCCGGGATGCTAGGGCTTATTAAGCAGAACTTTTCGTACCTGAAACAGCATTTGGAGGCTGCTTCGTCAGCAATTGAAGTTTTTGACTTAGAGGGAACCTATTTGGCCTGGGTTGATCTTAGTCAAGTTATTCCACCAAATGAATTGGAAAGAGTTATGAAAAAGGATGCTAAATTAGCCTTGGATTTTGGTAAATGGTTTGGTGAAGGTGGAACTGGTTTTGTCAGAATTAACTTAGCAACAACTCCTGCCAATATTGAATTAGCTGTTAAACGTCTTTTATCAGTTATAAAATAA
- a CDS encoding 2,3-diphosphoglycerate-dependent phosphoglycerate mutase, translating to MTKLVFIRHGQSEWNLENLFTGWVDVDLSEKGVEEAKEAGRKIKEAGLQFDQAYTSVLTRAIKTLHYALEESGQLWIPETKTWRLNERHYGALQGKNKAKAAEKYGDEQVHIWRRSYDVLPPLLSADDEGSAAQDRRYADLDPRAIPGGENLKVTLERVIPFWEDEIAPKLLDGKNVIIAAHGNSLRALTKYIEGISDADIMGVEMATGQPVVYDLDEKLNIVNKTKL from the coding sequence ATGACAAAATTAGTATTTATTCGTCACGGACAAAGTGAATGGAACTTGGAGAACCTTTTCACTGGTTGGGTCGACGTTGATCTAAGTGAAAAAGGCGTAGAAGAAGCTAAGGAAGCAGGCCGTAAAATTAAAGAAGCAGGTCTGCAATTTGATCAGGCTTATACATCAGTATTAACTCGCGCTATTAAAACTTTACATTATGCATTGGAAGAATCTGGCCAGCTTTGGATTCCTGAAACCAAAACATGGCGTTTGAACGAACGTCACTACGGCGCATTGCAGGGTAAAAACAAAGCCAAAGCAGCAGAAAAATACGGTGACGAACAGGTTCATATCTGGCGTCGTTCATATGACGTTTTACCTCCATTATTGAGTGCTGACGATGAAGGTTCAGCAGCACAAGATCGTCGTTATGCTGACCTTGATCCACGTGCAATTCCTGGTGGCGAAAACTTGAAAGTTACTTTGGAACGTGTTATCCCATTCTGGGAAGACGAGATTGCTCCTAAATTATTAGACGGCAAGAACGTTATTATCGCAGCACATGGTAACTCATTACGTGCTTTGACCAAGTACATTGAAGGCATTTCTGATGCAGACATTATGGGTGTTGAAATGGCTACTGGTCAGCCAGTTGTTTACGATTTGGATGAAAAATTAAACATCGTTAACAAAACAAAGCTTTAA
- the pepI gene encoding proline iminopeptidase, with protein MKIQEGYMPFHQYQTYFRIVGEANQDKAPLLLIHGGPGSSHNYFELIDDYAKTGRQLIMYDQIGCGKSSIPEDESIYVKETWAHELIALRKYLHLDEVHLLGQSWGGMLEMYYLTNYAPQGIKSVMINGSPASIKLWVKEQHRLLKYLSYEDRQAIAEAERTGDFTGPKYLAANDRYMERYCWDDPDENSPEPLRRPTNGKKASLIAEGPNEFTENGTISDFDVTEQLKNIQVPVLVTNGTDDLCTPLIAKLVYDHIPGAKWHLFANSRHLALLDQHDEFIQVLDQWLKAND; from the coding sequence ATGAAGATTCAAGAAGGATATATGCCATTTCATCAATATCAGACTTATTTTCGGATTGTTGGAGAAGCTAATCAGGATAAAGCACCATTGTTATTGATACACGGTGGTCCGGGTTCTTCCCATAATTATTTTGAATTAATCGATGATTATGCCAAAACAGGTCGGCAATTAATTATGTATGACCAAATAGGCTGTGGTAAATCATCAATTCCAGAAGATGAATCAATTTATGTCAAAGAAACTTGGGCCCATGAATTAATTGCTTTACGCAAGTATTTGCATCTAGATGAAGTTCATTTATTAGGCCAATCCTGGGGTGGTATGTTGGAAATGTATTATTTAACCAATTATGCTCCCCAAGGAATTAAGAGTGTGATGATCAATGGTTCTCCAGCTTCAATTAAGCTCTGGGTCAAAGAACAGCACCGTTTACTTAAATATTTAAGTTATGAAGATCGCCAGGCAATTGCCGAAGCTGAAAGAACTGGAGACTTTACGGGACCTAAATATTTAGCAGCTAATGACCGTTATATGGAACGTTACTGCTGGGATGATCCTGATGAAAATTCACCGGAGCCTTTAAGAAGACCAACAAATGGGAAAAAAGCTAGTTTAATCGCTGAAGGACCAAACGAATTTACGGAAAATGGAACGATTAGTGATTTTGATGTGACAGAACAACTTAAAAATATTCAGGTACCAGTATTGGTTACGAATGGCACAGATGATTTGTGCACACCTTTGATTGCAAAATTGGTCTATGATCATATTCCAGGAGCCAAATGGCATTTATTTGCTAACAGTCGCCACTTAGCATTACTTGATCAACATGATGAGTTTATTCAGGTCTTAGATCAGTGGTTAAAAGCCAATGATTAG
- a CDS encoding tautomerase family protein, with protein sequence MPLVRFDLQKGRSPEQIKRILDVTHTVVVDVFKVPQRDRYQIVTQHEPYEMVIQDTGLGFERSEKVVVISITSSPRKKEDIIKFYKTLAERLAANQLVDPKDLMVNMVLNTKENWSFGYGKAQFLTGEL encoded by the coding sequence ATGCCACTAGTACGTTTTGATTTGCAAAAAGGTCGTTCACCAGAACAAATAAAACGAATTTTAGATGTAACCCATACAGTAGTTGTGGATGTTTTCAAGGTTCCTCAAAGAGACCGATATCAGATTGTAACCCAACATGAACCTTATGAGATGGTTATCCAAGATACAGGTCTAGGATTTGAAAGATCTGAAAAAGTTGTCGTTATTTCGATAACGAGTAGTCCACGAAAAAAGGAAGATATAATTAAATTCTATAAAACCTTGGCTGAACGATTAGCGGCTAATCAATTGGTAGATCCGAAAGATTTAATGGTCAATATGGTTTTAAACACCAAGGAAAATTGGAGTTTTGGTTATGGAAAGGCTCAATTTTTAACAGGTGAACTGTAA
- a CDS encoding metallophosphoesterase: MAKIYALSDIHGHYTELMQTLKRVDLKSKENKLVFLGDYVDNGRKSFQVLNEVMLLEKKYPTQIITLLGNHDEWFYNWLFNKEPQFNFNDFFETINSFIGTKSYSKLVAMVMKESDAFELDNLIRQKILQSPTNRPLLNWFTQKYQAKRYYITANQIFVHAGIDENAGDYWESITASETFTNKYPPTTGKFLKTIISGHVYSDEVAQNANYLGKIFWDRESHFFIDGHTDQSHVIPLLKYDTQENIYSSYKLISDHTWQEYIIDPKS, from the coding sequence ATCGCTAAAATCTATGCACTGAGTGACATTCATGGACATTATACCGAATTGATGCAGACTCTCAAACGGGTTGATTTAAAGTCAAAAGAAAATAAACTAGTTTTTCTAGGAGATTATGTCGACAACGGCCGAAAATCATTTCAAGTTTTAAACGAAGTTATGTTGCTCGAAAAAAAATACCCGACTCAAATTATTACTTTATTAGGCAATCACGATGAATGGTTTTACAATTGGCTATTCAACAAAGAACCCCAATTTAATTTCAATGATTTTTTTGAAACAATTAATAGTTTTATCGGAACTAAGAGCTATTCTAAGCTTGTAGCAATGGTCATGAAAGAGTCGGATGCTTTTGAATTGGACAATTTAATTCGCCAAAAAATATTGCAAAGCCCTACAAATCGGCCTTTACTGAATTGGTTTACGCAAAAATATCAAGCCAAACGTTATTATATAACTGCTAATCAAATTTTTGTCCATGCTGGCATCGATGAAAATGCTGGTGACTATTGGGAAAGTATAACCGCCTCAGAAACATTTACTAATAAATACCCACCGACAACTGGAAAATTTTTAAAAACAATTATTTCCGGTCATGTCTACTCTGATGAAGTTGCCCAAAATGCTAACTATCTGGGAAAAATATTCTGGGATAGAGAAAGTCATTTTTTTATTGATGGTCATACTGATCAGAGTCATGTTATTCCACTATTAAAATATGATACCCAGGAAAATATATATTCCTCATATAAACTTATTTCTGACCACACTTGGCAAGAATATATTATTGATCCAAAATCATAA
- a CDS encoding nitroreductase family protein: MKFKKELVNNNFSDVIFNRHSVRLFDPKVKISRDELQEIIAQATTAPSACNLQSWHFVIIDTPEAKEKLKKSVLKFNYPQVDTSSAIIFVVGDTQSHTVYREVWQKVYDDHKITKEKLDQIFGTFLPMYENATPEFLQLDATVDGSIVATQLLLLARAHGYDANAFSGVNFKTIIPTLGLDAKRYIPIMGIAIGKAAEKPLETTRYDSKTQVDFL, encoded by the coding sequence ATGAAATTTAAAAAGGAATTGGTCAACAATAATTTTTCAGACGTAATTTTTAATCGCCATTCTGTTCGGCTTTTTGATCCCAAAGTAAAGATCTCTCGAGATGAGTTACAGGAAATAATTGCTCAGGCAACAACAGCTCCGTCAGCTTGCAATCTTCAGTCATGGCATTTTGTAATAATTGATACTCCAGAGGCAAAAGAAAAACTAAAAAAATCGGTTTTGAAATTCAACTATCCACAAGTTGATACATCATCAGCGATTATTTTTGTAGTTGGTGATACACAATCGCATACGGTTTATCGAGAGGTTTGGCAAAAGGTTTATGATGACCATAAGATAACTAAGGAAAAACTAGACCAAATTTTTGGCACTTTTTTGCCAATGTATGAAAATGCTACTCCTGAATTTTTACAATTGGATGCAACAGTTGATGGTTCAATTGTCGCAACACAGTTGTTATTATTAGCACGTGCACACGGTTATGATGCCAATGCATTTTCGGGTGTTAATTTTAAAACAATCATTCCAACGCTGGGACTTGATGCTAAACGCTATATTCCAATTATGGGAATTGCTATTGGGAAAGCAGCTGAAAAGCCATTGGAAACTACCAGATATGATTCTAAGACGCAAGTTGATTTTTTGTAG
- a CDS encoding DUF3290 family protein: MNFYSYKYLIQQNNQQNLFYIVSAGVVALIVIVMGWLWWRHRTEMKYRDLFVIMMLLLLLIIGSQVNEWQSVKNDFNQKSQIIQIMQRIAKVKHVKKNQVWSNTTDLTDGMLVMINHQIYRVTINDSGSNFSLMQVTLTSNSIKYIKTEK, from the coding sequence ATGAACTTTTATTCTTATAAGTATCTAATTCAACAAAATAATCAGCAGAACTTGTTTTATATTGTCAGTGCAGGAGTTGTTGCGCTGATTGTAATCGTCATGGGGTGGCTCTGGTGGCGACATCGAACCGAGATGAAGTATCGCGATCTTTTTGTCATCATGATGTTATTATTACTGTTGATTATCGGTAGCCAAGTTAATGAGTGGCAAAGTGTGAAAAATGATTTTAACCAGAAATCACAAATTATTCAAATTATGCAGCGAATAGCAAAAGTCAAACATGTCAAGAAAAATCAAGTCTGGTCAAATACGACTGATCTAACGGATGGCATGCTAGTTATGATTAATCATCAGATCTATCGTGTAACTATTAATGATTCAGGCAGTAATTTTTCGTTGATGCAAGTGACGTTAACTAGTAATTCAATCAAATATATAAAAACGGAGAAGTAA
- a CDS encoding DUF421 domain-containing protein — MLSYTDITIKLAIGLLTIILQINLSGKSNLAPINALDQVQNYVLGGIVGGMIYNESITVLQYILVLLIWTLLVASLRFTTKHNKYIKWLIDGKPQTLIKNGRLIVATALKNGMSANDLTFRLRTEGISDIKKVKLAVLEQNGQLTITQYGDDSIKYPLIVDGQLNELMLENTGHDLKWLEGQLEKQKLQIKDIYLATYVDQQLNIFSYADVEH; from the coding sequence ATGTTATCATATACAGATATAACAATTAAATTGGCGATTGGTTTACTGACGATTATTTTACAGATAAATTTATCTGGTAAAAGCAATTTAGCACCAATCAATGCCTTAGATCAAGTGCAAAATTATGTTCTTGGTGGTATCGTTGGTGGAATGATTTACAATGAAAGCATTACGGTATTGCAATATATTTTGGTTCTATTGATTTGGACATTGTTAGTAGCAAGCTTAAGGTTTACAACTAAGCATAATAAGTATATTAAATGGTTGATAGACGGTAAACCGCAGACACTCATTAAAAATGGTCGTTTGATTGTTGCAACTGCTTTGAAAAATGGTATGAGTGCGAATGATTTAACTTTTCGGTTGCGAACAGAAGGAATTTCAGATATTAAAAAAGTCAAATTAGCAGTTCTTGAACAAAATGGTCAATTAACAATTACGCAATATGGTGATGATTCGATTAAGTATCCTTTGATTGTTGACGGACAATTAAATGAATTAATGCTTGAAAATACTGGTCATGATTTGAAATGGCTGGAAGGACAATTAGAAAAGCAAAAGTTACAAATCAAGGATATCTATTTGGCAACTTATGTAGATCAACAGTTGAATATTTTTAGTTATGCTGATGTGGAGCATTAA
- the yjeM gene encoding glutamate/gamma-aminobutyrate family transporter YjeM: MDKKTAVKIKLSGLVLMIFSSIFGFSNSLTAFYQMGYSSIIWYVITALLFFVPSALMFAEYGASFKAAKGGIFSWLRGSIGEKPAFIGTFIWLAAWVVWLVSSTQFLLVSVSTMISGHDKTQTWHLFGLNSDQTLGLLEVIFLCLVTLIACRGIKNIAKIASFCGVFTLGISVVFIGCSLLIWLLNHGALAEPLTKTSLIKSPNASFVSPIAIVSFIIYSLFAYGGLETMAGVIDSVDRPEKTFPRALIVAMLLMTVIYVLAIFLCGVSTNWQEILGKKNVNLANVEYVLINNMGLTVGAKLGLSHATAVSLGKIFSQITAMSDVFGGLGAAFVMTYSPIKSFIEGCDPRLLPKKLTKMNRFNMPAAAMWTQTIIVSLITIFIALGGSAANEFYTVLTDMMNVSSSAPYLFLVGAFPFFKMKKDLDRPFIFYKDIRGTWIVTGIVWLVIAIGIIFTCIEPVLDGDYLTAFWTAFGPVFFGVVAWIFYTRAEHKHILDN, from the coding sequence ATGGATAAAAAAACGGCCGTCAAAATTAAACTCAGCGGCCTAGTTTTGATGATTTTTTCATCAATTTTTGGTTTTAGTAATTCGCTAACTGCATTTTATCAAATGGGATATTCGAGTATTATTTGGTATGTTATTACCGCTCTGCTATTCTTCGTACCTTCTGCTTTGATGTTTGCTGAGTATGGGGCGTCTTTTAAGGCTGCTAAAGGAGGAATTTTTTCTTGGTTACGTGGCTCGATTGGTGAAAAGCCCGCTTTTATTGGAACTTTTATTTGGCTAGCAGCATGGGTGGTTTGGTTAGTATCCTCCACTCAATTTCTCTTGGTTTCAGTTTCGACGATGATTTCAGGTCACGATAAAACTCAAACTTGGCATTTATTTGGTTTAAATTCAGACCAGACGCTTGGTTTGTTGGAAGTTATTTTTCTATGCCTAGTTACGCTAATTGCTTGCCGTGGAATTAAGAACATTGCCAAAATTGCTTCATTTTGTGGGGTTTTTACTTTGGGAATTTCGGTTGTTTTTATTGGCTGCAGTTTATTAATTTGGTTGTTAAATCACGGTGCTTTGGCAGAACCGTTAACTAAAACTAGTTTAATCAAATCACCGAATGCTAGCTTTGTTTCGCCAATTGCCATTGTTTCGTTTATTATCTACTCACTTTTCGCTTATGGCGGTTTAGAGACAATGGCAGGGGTGATTGATTCAGTCGATCGCCCAGAAAAAACTTTTCCTCGTGCATTGATCGTTGCGATGCTACTAATGACAGTCATTTATGTTTTGGCAATCTTTCTGTGCGGTGTTAGCACAAACTGGCAAGAAATTTTGGGCAAAAAGAATGTTAATTTGGCCAATGTTGAATATGTATTGATTAATAATATGGGATTGACAGTTGGAGCCAAACTGGGTTTAAGTCATGCTACAGCGGTCAGTTTAGGAAAGATATTTTCACAAATTACAGCAATGAGTGATGTTTTTGGCGGGCTAGGTGCTGCTTTTGTCATGACTTATTCACCAATTAAGTCATTTATTGAGGGTTGTGATCCACGCTTGTTGCCGAAAAAACTAACTAAAATGAATCGCTTCAACATGCCAGCTGCAGCTATGTGGACTCAAACAATAATTGTTAGTTTGATTACAATTTTTATTGCGTTAGGTGGGAGTGCGGCTAATGAATTTTACACGGTTTTAACTGATATGATGAACGTATCATCTTCAGCGCCGTATCTTTTCTTAGTTGGAGCTTTCCCGTTTTTCAAAATGAAAAAAGATCTTGATCGGCCGTTTATCTTTTATAAAGACATACGTGGGACCTGGATAGTTACTGGGATTGTTTGGTTAGTAATTGCGATTGGAATAATCTTTACTTGCATTGAACCAGTACTTGATGGGGACTACTTGACAGCCTTTTGGACGGCATTCGGACCGGTCTTTTTTGGAGTAGTTGCTTGGATCTTTTATACGCGAGCAGAGCACAAACATATCTTAGATAATTAA
- a CDS encoding VanZ family protein, protein MLINSQIYLPIFTITPFKLGILGIMGLIVFWSQTRFPKFTWHNLIKGLFVFYLLCVAQLTTSINIYTPWTYWHLIRGAGGFGYLTNIEWHPLEMYKTIYTAASQYTIAGNLIMLLPLTIFISLLWPHLASWKKMLKISFFTSLTIETSQLIFSYFYLEHRLFDLNDLLQNTLGGLAGFGIFLIIRKLSTSVSYQDRHRLKNN, encoded by the coding sequence ATGCTGATCAACTCTCAAATATATTTACCAATTTTTACAATTACGCCTTTCAAATTAGGAATCTTAGGCATAATGGGACTGATTGTCTTCTGGTCACAAACCCGCTTTCCTAAATTTACTTGGCACAATTTGATCAAAGGATTATTTGTTTTCTACTTACTTTGTGTTGCTCAATTAACTACCAGCATTAACATTTATACTCCTTGGACATATTGGCATCTGATTCGAGGAGCGGGTGGATTCGGTTATCTGACTAATATTGAATGGCATCCTTTAGAAATGTACAAAACAATATATACGGCGGCTTCACAATATACAATTGCTGGAAACTTAATTATGTTGCTGCCATTAACTATTTTCATTAGTTTACTTTGGCCACATTTGGCTTCTTGGAAAAAAATGCTCAAAATTTCATTTTTTACCTCACTAACAATCGAAACTTCACAGCTAATCTTTTCTTACTTTTACTTGGAACACCGTTTATTTGATTTGAATGACTTACTCCAAAATACATTGGGCGGATTAGCCGGATTTGGAATATTCTTGATTATCAGAAAGCTTTCAACTAGTGTGAGTTATCAAGACCGTCATCGACTCAAAAACAATTAA
- a CDS encoding CHAD domain-containing protein — protein MLSIFEILQQQNTAIKTDLIRFANNPFDPNRNHDLRVAIRSLRSLYKFLKPQLDPVSFKILDENLSNAAKMLNSLRELDVLFGEISDYAFNHPLDTPAYFHLLVQVNAKRLVAMRQVLAEDNWKILVDHLTVANKQLNQLELSTNFDWSQLIKHEFQRKTKKLVKSYQAVNFSEYQTVHQIRKKAKTLRYASTYLIKFAPKKAKKSHRLAEKVQNRCGAITDAHINTELLQKFIQQTNNQSEKDLLKKILQIQTQVLVQNQ, from the coding sequence ATGCTATCAATTTTTGAAATTTTACAGCAGCAAAATACTGCAATCAAAACTGATTTAATCCGTTTTGCTAATAATCCCTTTGACCCCAATCGCAACCACGATTTACGTGTAGCTATTCGTTCTTTACGCAGTTTATATAAGTTTCTCAAGCCTCAACTTGACCCGGTTAGCTTTAAAATATTAGACGAGAATCTCAGCAATGCCGCCAAAATGCTGAACTCCCTGCGCGAACTAGATGTTTTATTTGGTGAAATTAGTGATTATGCTTTTAATCATCCGTTAGATACACCAGCTTATTTTCATTTGTTGGTCCAAGTAAATGCAAAACGTTTAGTTGCAATGCGACAAGTGTTGGCTGAAGATAACTGGAAAATACTGGTAGATCACTTAACCGTTGCTAATAAACAACTTAATCAACTAGAACTTTCAACTAATTTTGATTGGTCTCAATTAATTAAGCACGAATTTCAGCGCAAAACCAAAAAGTTGGTCAAAAGTTATCAAGCTGTTAACTTTTCTGAATACCAAACAGTTCACCAAATTCGAAAGAAAGCTAAGACCCTTCGTTATGCCTCTACTTATTTGATCAAATTTGCGCCAAAAAAGGCTAAAAAAAGTCACCGCTTAGCTGAAAAAGTTCAAAATAGGTGCGGTGCAATCACTGATGCTCACATTAATACTGAGCTTTTGCAAAAGTTTATCCAACAAACCAATAATCAATCTGAAAAAGATTTGTTGAAAAAAATTTTACAAATACAAACCCAAGTTTTAGTTCAAAATCAGTGA